A window of the Tiliqua scincoides isolate rTilSci1 chromosome 5, rTilSci1.hap2, whole genome shotgun sequence genome harbors these coding sequences:
- the LOC136653591 gene encoding olfactory receptor 6X1-like, translating into MYVVAIAGNGFILLIVVIEPKLRTPMYIFLSNLAFLEICYTTTIVPKMLQTLLERQTTICFICCLAQGFFHFVFGSVELFILTAMAFDRYLAICKPLRYPMIMTKQVCIQMSLATWYAGLLIMFFQSLYVWRLPFCGSNVVNHFYCDIGPILSLTCADTHLIESLGLLTSVLTVIMTLILTIVSYIFIISTILRIPSAVGRKKAFSTCTSHLTVVSILYGALVFMYVRPNVHSSSHLTRLVAVLNTTLTPMLNPFIYTIRNTEVKDAVKTAIHKKKKFLKEDF; encoded by the coding sequence ATGTATGTTGTGGCGATAGCGGGGAATGGGTTTATTCTACTTATTGTAGTCATTGAGCCAAAGCTTCGGACACCCATGTACATCTTCTTGAGCAACCTCGCTTTTCTGGAGATCTGTTACACTACAACCATTGTGCCCAAGATGCTTCAGACACTCCTGGAAAGGCAGACCACTATTTGTTTCATTTGCTGCTTGGCTCAGGGCTTTTTCCATTTCGTCTTTGGCAGTGTAGAACTTTTCATCCTTACAGCAATGGCCTTTGACCGGTATTTAGCCATTTGCAAGCCACTTCGATACCCAATGATTATGACCAAACAAGTTTGCATTCAGATGTCCTTGGCCACATGGTATGCCGGGCTCCTAATTATGTTTTTCCAAAGTCTCTATGTGTGGAGGTTGCCCTTCTGTGGGTCTAATGTTGTCAACCATTTTTATTGTGATATCGGTCCCATTTTGAGCCTAACCTGTGCTGACACCCACCTCATTGAGTCTCTGGGATTACTCACCTCTGTCCTCACTGTTATCATGACCTTGATCCTCACCATTGTGTCTTACATCTTTATCATCTCCACCATCCTGCGCATTCCCTCAGCTGTGGGGCGCAAGAAGGCATTCTCCACCTGCACGTCTCACCTAACTGTGGTTTCCATATTGTACGGAGCCCTCGTCTTCATGTATGTGAGGCCCAATGTCCACTCCTCATCTCATCTAACCCGGCTGGTAGCGGTCTTGAACACCACCCTCACTCCAATGCTAAACCCTTTTATATACACAATCAGGAACACAGAAGTGAAAGATGCTGTCAAGACTGCAATCCATAAGAAGAAAAAGTTCCTGAAAGAAGATTTCTAA